The proteins below come from a single Rosa rugosa chromosome 2, drRosRugo1.1, whole genome shotgun sequence genomic window:
- the LOC133734861 gene encoding uncharacterized protein LOC133734861 isoform X3 — translation MPKLAFAANHLKIFFCAEFRRFWPPKLSMLTSDGPSTSSRGSWGEVFKSLNSRQEMRRRAERRAFSPSEIRELLNRRKMRIRARRRARRRALSRSRLHRDILYELHLSVEIPLWYRLFKTGPCIQFNERRLEILEEMYGTCLEVHLYVVTQSLARSETALDDLSKLLEGSNNNNDVEKIVLPIFYGVDPSDVRHQTGSFAEAFAEHEKKYKDEPQKVKRWRTALTKLANLAGWDSKHWPEAKLIREVVGEIQRKLPSSFSKPAIKSPPSTPSRFSSCRQKHDVFLSFRGKDTRLNFVDHLYDALIQQRISTYRDDKDLQKGMSIRRQLDNAIEGSKVWVVIVSPDYASSKWCLDELLKILECRKASKVGRKNETLMKPFVEYEEQAHTLVNGDKTHKGKASLRNKENITNHNKRLGVTYGGKWVGSVYIGGKTEEIVVSENITYNELLDKLYHIVGVHRNENEIKISTIDESKSPAYPMEIINDDDLKTFIDRSLSILEELKHPLWNSSRSRRPEVRVLVNYDGEWVNSTYVGGKTKGIVISDDMAHQELVDRVYGIVGVDRNEYKLIMKTAYESNLPTQPVEIIDDDDLAFFIHDENHSLGMSSIFTLCTTLERRAFSNGRMESSQSSDTTHLRRFGTYQSSDTQAGPSSPNVPCMRQQQPFYQQQHSYQQTMSQFCYKDYQPFCQQSQPQPSYMQPQPLYQQPNPSYMQQQPPIHHVNYSLKMFCNDATRIFQDFNFWQFSFVIILLGNIFYFLRLCRNN, via the exons ATGCCCAAG CTAGCTTTTGCAGCAAATCATCTGAAAATATTTTTCTGTGCTGAGTTTCGGCGATTCTGGCCACCTAAACTTTCAATGTTGACGTCTGATGGTCCATCCACAAGCTCCAGAGGCTCATGGGGCGAAGTGTTCAAATCGCTGAATTCTAGACAGGAGATGAGAAGAAGAGCAGAACGAAGAGCATTTTCACCTTCCGAGATTCGTGAATTGCTGAATAGACGGAAGATGAGAATAAGGGCACGACGAAGGGCACGACGAAGAGCACTTTCACGTTCCCGGCTTCATCGAGATATTCTATATGAACTCCATCTGAGTGTTGAGATACCACTCTGGTATCGCTTGTTCAAAACTGGTCCGTGTATCCAGTTCAATGAGAGACGATTGGAAATCTTAGAAGAGATGTATGGAACCTGTTTGGAAGTTCATCTATATGTTGTCACTCAAAGTTTGGCACGGTCGGAGACGGCATTGGATGACCTCTCAAAGCTTCTCGAAGGCTCGAATAATAATAATGATGTAGAAAAAATAGTGCTGCCAATATTCTACGGTGTTGATCCCTCCGATGTACGACATCAAACAGGAAGTTTTGCAGAAGCCTTTGCAGAACATGAGAAAAAGTACAAGGATGAACCACAAAAAGTAAAAAGGTGGAGAACTGCTTTAACGAAACTGGCAAATCTCGCTGGCTGGGATTCAAAGCACTG GCCTGAAGCAAAACTCATTCGAGAAGTTGTTGGTGAGATACAAAGGAAAttgccttcttctttttcaaaacCTGCCATTAAAAGCCCTCCATCAACACCTTCTCGGTTCTCTTCTTGTCGGCAGAAGCATGATGTTTTTCTAAGCTTTAGAGGGAAGGATACCCGCTTGAATTTTGTGGACCATCTATATGATGCATTAATTCAGCAAAGAATTTCCACCTATAGAGATGACAAAGATCTTCAGAAAGGAATGTCCATTCGGAGACAACTCGACAATGCAATTGAGGGATCAAAGGTTTGGGTTGTCATTGTTTCACCAGACTATGCTTCTTCGAAATGGTGCTTGGATGAGCTTTTGAAGATTCTTGAATGTAGAAAAGCATCTAAAGTGGGAAGGAAGAATGAGACTTTGATGAAGCCATTTGTAGAATATGAAGAACAAGCTCATACTCTCGTGAATGGAGACAAAACACATAAGGGGAAGGCTAGTTTGCGGAACAAGGAAAACATCACTAATCATAATAAAAG ACTTGGCGTTACCTATGGCGGAAAGTGGGTTGGTTCTGTTTACATAGGTGGTAAGACAGAAGAAATAGTGGTTTCAGAAAACATTACTTATAATGAGCTTCTAGATAAACTGTATCATATTGTTGGAGTGCATCGAAATGAAAATGAGATCAAGATCAGTACGATTgatgaatcaaaatcaccagCTTATCCTATGGAGATAATCAACGATGATGACCTCAAAACTTTTATTGATCGGAGCCTTTCTATATTGGAAGAGTTGAAGCATCCATTGTGGAATTCCTCTAGGAG TAGGAGACCTGAAGTTAGAgttttggttaattatgatggGGAGTGGGTGAATTCTACGTACGTTGGTGGCAAAACGAAAGGAATAGTAATTTCAGACGATATGGCGCATCAAGAACTTGTGGATAGAGTGTATGGTATAGTGGGCGTTGATCGAAATGAATATAAGCTGATTATGAAGACCGCATATGAATCAAATCTACCTACTCAACCTGTCGAGATAATCGATGACGATGACCTTGCATTTTTCATTCACGATGAGAATCATTCACTGGGCATGAGCTCCATATTCACTTTGTGCACTACTCTTGAACGACGGGCATTTTCTAATGGAAG GATGGAGTCATCACAAAGTAGTGATACAACACATCTTAGAAGATTTGGGACCTATCAAAGTAGTGATACTCAAGCTGGACCATCGTCACCAAATGTGCCTTGTATGCGGCAGCAACAGCCTTTCTACCAGCAACAACATTCTTACCAACAAACGATGTCGCAGTTTTGCTACAAGGACTATCAACCATTCTGTCAGCAGTCGCAGCCTCAGCCTTCCTACATGCAGCCTCAGCCTCTGTACCAACAGCCGAATCCTTCCTACATGCAACAGCAGCCGCCAATCCATCATGTGAATTACTCGCTCAAGATGTTCTGCAATGATGCAACCCGAATATTTCAAGATTTCAACTTTTGGCAATTTAGTTTCGTCATCATTTTATTAGGAAATATTTTCTATTTCTTAAGGCTTTGTAGAAATAATTAG
- the LOC133734861 gene encoding uncharacterized protein LOC133734861 isoform X2 — protein MPKLAFAANHLKIFFCAEFRRFWPPKLSMLTSDGPSTSSRGSWGEVFKSLNSRQEMRRRAERRAFSPSEIRELLNRRKMRIRARRRARRRALSRSRLHRDILYELHLSVEIPLWYRLFKTGPCIQFNERRLEILEEMYGTCLEVHLYVVTQSLARSETALDDLSKLLEGSNNNNDVEKIVLPIFYGVDPSDVRHQTGSFAEAFAEHEKKYKDEPQKVKRWRTALTKLANLAGWDSKHWPEAKLIREVVGEIQRKLPSSFSKPAIKSPPSTPSRFSSCRQKHDVFLSFRGKDTRLNFVDHLYDALIQQRISTYRDDKDLQKGMSIRRQLDNAIEGSKVWVVIVSPDYASSKWCLDELLKILECRKASKVGRKNETLMKPFVEYEEQAHTLVNGDKTHKGKASLRNKENITNHNKREMGEFRLGVTYGGKWVGSVYIGGKTEEIVVSENITYNELLDKLYHIVGVHRNENEIKISTIDESKSPAYPMEIINDDDLKTFIDRSLSILEELKHPLWNSSRRRPEVRVLVNYDGEWVNSTYVGGKTKGIVISDDMAHQELVDRVYGIVGVDRNEYKLIMKTAYESNLPTQPVEIIDDDDLAFFIHDENHSLGMSSIFTLCTTLERRAFSNGRMESSQSSDTTHLRRFGTYQSSDTQAGPSSPNVPCMRQQQPFYQQQHSYQQTMSQFCYKDYQPFCQQSQPQPSYMQPQPLYQQPNPSYMQQQPPIHHVNYSLKMFCNDATRIFQDFNFWQFSFVIILLGNIFYFLRLCRNN, from the exons ATGCCCAAG CTAGCTTTTGCAGCAAATCATCTGAAAATATTTTTCTGTGCTGAGTTTCGGCGATTCTGGCCACCTAAACTTTCAATGTTGACGTCTGATGGTCCATCCACAAGCTCCAGAGGCTCATGGGGCGAAGTGTTCAAATCGCTGAATTCTAGACAGGAGATGAGAAGAAGAGCAGAACGAAGAGCATTTTCACCTTCCGAGATTCGTGAATTGCTGAATAGACGGAAGATGAGAATAAGGGCACGACGAAGGGCACGACGAAGAGCACTTTCACGTTCCCGGCTTCATCGAGATATTCTATATGAACTCCATCTGAGTGTTGAGATACCACTCTGGTATCGCTTGTTCAAAACTGGTCCGTGTATCCAGTTCAATGAGAGACGATTGGAAATCTTAGAAGAGATGTATGGAACCTGTTTGGAAGTTCATCTATATGTTGTCACTCAAAGTTTGGCACGGTCGGAGACGGCATTGGATGACCTCTCAAAGCTTCTCGAAGGCTCGAATAATAATAATGATGTAGAAAAAATAGTGCTGCCAATATTCTACGGTGTTGATCCCTCCGATGTACGACATCAAACAGGAAGTTTTGCAGAAGCCTTTGCAGAACATGAGAAAAAGTACAAGGATGAACCACAAAAAGTAAAAAGGTGGAGAACTGCTTTAACGAAACTGGCAAATCTCGCTGGCTGGGATTCAAAGCACTG GCCTGAAGCAAAACTCATTCGAGAAGTTGTTGGTGAGATACAAAGGAAAttgccttcttctttttcaaaacCTGCCATTAAAAGCCCTCCATCAACACCTTCTCGGTTCTCTTCTTGTCGGCAGAAGCATGATGTTTTTCTAAGCTTTAGAGGGAAGGATACCCGCTTGAATTTTGTGGACCATCTATATGATGCATTAATTCAGCAAAGAATTTCCACCTATAGAGATGACAAAGATCTTCAGAAAGGAATGTCCATTCGGAGACAACTCGACAATGCAATTGAGGGATCAAAGGTTTGGGTTGTCATTGTTTCACCAGACTATGCTTCTTCGAAATGGTGCTTGGATGAGCTTTTGAAGATTCTTGAATGTAGAAAAGCATCTAAAGTGGGAAGGAAGAATGAGACTTTGATGAAGCCATTTGTAGAATATGAAGAACAAGCTCATACTCTCGTGAATGGAGACAAAACACATAAGGGGAAGGCTAGTTTGCGGAACAAGGAAAACATCACTAATCATAATAAAAG GGAAATGGGTGAGTTCAGACTTGGCGTTACCTATGGCGGAAAGTGGGTTGGTTCTGTTTACATAGGTGGTAAGACAGAAGAAATAGTGGTTTCAGAAAACATTACTTATAATGAGCTTCTAGATAAACTGTATCATATTGTTGGAGTGCATCGAAATGAAAATGAGATCAAGATCAGTACGATTgatgaatcaaaatcaccagCTTATCCTATGGAGATAATCAACGATGATGACCTCAAAACTTTTATTGATCGGAGCCTTTCTATATTGGAAGAGTTGAAGCATCCATTGTGGAATTCCTCTAGGAG GAGACCTGAAGTTAGAgttttggttaattatgatggGGAGTGGGTGAATTCTACGTACGTTGGTGGCAAAACGAAAGGAATAGTAATTTCAGACGATATGGCGCATCAAGAACTTGTGGATAGAGTGTATGGTATAGTGGGCGTTGATCGAAATGAATATAAGCTGATTATGAAGACCGCATATGAATCAAATCTACCTACTCAACCTGTCGAGATAATCGATGACGATGACCTTGCATTTTTCATTCACGATGAGAATCATTCACTGGGCATGAGCTCCATATTCACTTTGTGCACTACTCTTGAACGACGGGCATTTTCTAATGGAAG GATGGAGTCATCACAAAGTAGTGATACAACACATCTTAGAAGATTTGGGACCTATCAAAGTAGTGATACTCAAGCTGGACCATCGTCACCAAATGTGCCTTGTATGCGGCAGCAACAGCCTTTCTACCAGCAACAACATTCTTACCAACAAACGATGTCGCAGTTTTGCTACAAGGACTATCAACCATTCTGTCAGCAGTCGCAGCCTCAGCCTTCCTACATGCAGCCTCAGCCTCTGTACCAACAGCCGAATCCTTCCTACATGCAACAGCAGCCGCCAATCCATCATGTGAATTACTCGCTCAAGATGTTCTGCAATGATGCAACCCGAATATTTCAAGATTTCAACTTTTGGCAATTTAGTTTCGTCATCATTTTATTAGGAAATATTTTCTATTTCTTAAGGCTTTGTAGAAATAATTAG
- the LOC133734861 gene encoding uncharacterized protein LOC133734861 isoform X4 has product MLTSDGPSTSSRGSWGEVFKSLNSRQEMRRRAERRAFSPSEIRELLNRRKMRIRARRRARRRALSRSRLHRDILYELHLSVEIPLWYRLFKTGPCIQFNERRLEILEEMYGTCLEVHLYVVTQSLARSETALDDLSKLLEGSNNNNDVEKIVLPIFYGVDPSDVRHQTGSFAEAFAEHEKKYKDEPQKVKRWRTALTKLANLAGWDSKHWPEAKLIREVVGEIQRKLPSSFSKPAIKSPPSTPSRFSSCRQKHDVFLSFRGKDTRLNFVDHLYDALIQQRISTYRDDKDLQKGMSIRRQLDNAIEGSKVWVVIVSPDYASSKWCLDELLKILECRKASKVGRKNETLMKPFVEYEEQAHTLVNGDKTHKGKASLRNKENITNHNKREMGEFRLGVTYGGKWVGSVYIGGKTEEIVVSENITYNELLDKLYHIVGVHRNENEIKISTIDESKSPAYPMEIINDDDLKTFIDRSLSILEELKHPLWNSSRSRRPEVRVLVNYDGEWVNSTYVGGKTKGIVISDDMAHQELVDRVYGIVGVDRNEYKLIMKTAYESNLPTQPVEIIDDDDLAFFIHDENHSLGMSSIFTLCTTLERRAFSNGRMESSQSSDTTHLRRFGTYQSSDTQAGPSSPNVPCMRQQQPFYQQQHSYQQTMSQFCYKDYQPFCQQSQPQPSYMQPQPLYQQPNPSYMQQQPPIHHVNYSLKMFCNDATRIFQDFNFWQFSFVIILLGNIFYFLRLCRNN; this is encoded by the exons ATGTTGACGTCTGATGGTCCATCCACAAGCTCCAGAGGCTCATGGGGCGAAGTGTTCAAATCGCTGAATTCTAGACAGGAGATGAGAAGAAGAGCAGAACGAAGAGCATTTTCACCTTCCGAGATTCGTGAATTGCTGAATAGACGGAAGATGAGAATAAGGGCACGACGAAGGGCACGACGAAGAGCACTTTCACGTTCCCGGCTTCATCGAGATATTCTATATGAACTCCATCTGAGTGTTGAGATACCACTCTGGTATCGCTTGTTCAAAACTGGTCCGTGTATCCAGTTCAATGAGAGACGATTGGAAATCTTAGAAGAGATGTATGGAACCTGTTTGGAAGTTCATCTATATGTTGTCACTCAAAGTTTGGCACGGTCGGAGACGGCATTGGATGACCTCTCAAAGCTTCTCGAAGGCTCGAATAATAATAATGATGTAGAAAAAATAGTGCTGCCAATATTCTACGGTGTTGATCCCTCCGATGTACGACATCAAACAGGAAGTTTTGCAGAAGCCTTTGCAGAACATGAGAAAAAGTACAAGGATGAACCACAAAAAGTAAAAAGGTGGAGAACTGCTTTAACGAAACTGGCAAATCTCGCTGGCTGGGATTCAAAGCACTG GCCTGAAGCAAAACTCATTCGAGAAGTTGTTGGTGAGATACAAAGGAAAttgccttcttctttttcaaaacCTGCCATTAAAAGCCCTCCATCAACACCTTCTCGGTTCTCTTCTTGTCGGCAGAAGCATGATGTTTTTCTAAGCTTTAGAGGGAAGGATACCCGCTTGAATTTTGTGGACCATCTATATGATGCATTAATTCAGCAAAGAATTTCCACCTATAGAGATGACAAAGATCTTCAGAAAGGAATGTCCATTCGGAGACAACTCGACAATGCAATTGAGGGATCAAAGGTTTGGGTTGTCATTGTTTCACCAGACTATGCTTCTTCGAAATGGTGCTTGGATGAGCTTTTGAAGATTCTTGAATGTAGAAAAGCATCTAAAGTGGGAAGGAAGAATGAGACTTTGATGAAGCCATTTGTAGAATATGAAGAACAAGCTCATACTCTCGTGAATGGAGACAAAACACATAAGGGGAAGGCTAGTTTGCGGAACAAGGAAAACATCACTAATCATAATAAAAG GGAAATGGGTGAGTTCAGACTTGGCGTTACCTATGGCGGAAAGTGGGTTGGTTCTGTTTACATAGGTGGTAAGACAGAAGAAATAGTGGTTTCAGAAAACATTACTTATAATGAGCTTCTAGATAAACTGTATCATATTGTTGGAGTGCATCGAAATGAAAATGAGATCAAGATCAGTACGATTgatgaatcaaaatcaccagCTTATCCTATGGAGATAATCAACGATGATGACCTCAAAACTTTTATTGATCGGAGCCTTTCTATATTGGAAGAGTTGAAGCATCCATTGTGGAATTCCTCTAGGAG TAGGAGACCTGAAGTTAGAgttttggttaattatgatggGGAGTGGGTGAATTCTACGTACGTTGGTGGCAAAACGAAAGGAATAGTAATTTCAGACGATATGGCGCATCAAGAACTTGTGGATAGAGTGTATGGTATAGTGGGCGTTGATCGAAATGAATATAAGCTGATTATGAAGACCGCATATGAATCAAATCTACCTACTCAACCTGTCGAGATAATCGATGACGATGACCTTGCATTTTTCATTCACGATGAGAATCATTCACTGGGCATGAGCTCCATATTCACTTTGTGCACTACTCTTGAACGACGGGCATTTTCTAATGGAAG GATGGAGTCATCACAAAGTAGTGATACAACACATCTTAGAAGATTTGGGACCTATCAAAGTAGTGATACTCAAGCTGGACCATCGTCACCAAATGTGCCTTGTATGCGGCAGCAACAGCCTTTCTACCAGCAACAACATTCTTACCAACAAACGATGTCGCAGTTTTGCTACAAGGACTATCAACCATTCTGTCAGCAGTCGCAGCCTCAGCCTTCCTACATGCAGCCTCAGCCTCTGTACCAACAGCCGAATCCTTCCTACATGCAACAGCAGCCGCCAATCCATCATGTGAATTACTCGCTCAAGATGTTCTGCAATGATGCAACCCGAATATTTCAAGATTTCAACTTTTGGCAATTTAGTTTCGTCATCATTTTATTAGGAAATATTTTCTATTTCTTAAGGCTTTGTAGAAATAATTAG
- the LOC133734861 gene encoding uncharacterized protein LOC133734861 isoform X1 has protein sequence MPKLAFAANHLKIFFCAEFRRFWPPKLSMLTSDGPSTSSRGSWGEVFKSLNSRQEMRRRAERRAFSPSEIRELLNRRKMRIRARRRARRRALSRSRLHRDILYELHLSVEIPLWYRLFKTGPCIQFNERRLEILEEMYGTCLEVHLYVVTQSLARSETALDDLSKLLEGSNNNNDVEKIVLPIFYGVDPSDVRHQTGSFAEAFAEHEKKYKDEPQKVKRWRTALTKLANLAGWDSKHWPEAKLIREVVGEIQRKLPSSFSKPAIKSPPSTPSRFSSCRQKHDVFLSFRGKDTRLNFVDHLYDALIQQRISTYRDDKDLQKGMSIRRQLDNAIEGSKVWVVIVSPDYASSKWCLDELLKILECRKASKVGRKNETLMKPFVEYEEQAHTLVNGDKTHKGKASLRNKENITNHNKREMGEFRLGVTYGGKWVGSVYIGGKTEEIVVSENITYNELLDKLYHIVGVHRNENEIKISTIDESKSPAYPMEIINDDDLKTFIDRSLSILEELKHPLWNSSRSRRPEVRVLVNYDGEWVNSTYVGGKTKGIVISDDMAHQELVDRVYGIVGVDRNEYKLIMKTAYESNLPTQPVEIIDDDDLAFFIHDENHSLGMSSIFTLCTTLERRAFSNGRMESSQSSDTTHLRRFGTYQSSDTQAGPSSPNVPCMRQQQPFYQQQHSYQQTMSQFCYKDYQPFCQQSQPQPSYMQPQPLYQQPNPSYMQQQPPIHHVNYSLKMFCNDATRIFQDFNFWQFSFVIILLGNIFYFLRLCRNN, from the exons ATGCCCAAG CTAGCTTTTGCAGCAAATCATCTGAAAATATTTTTCTGTGCTGAGTTTCGGCGATTCTGGCCACCTAAACTTTCAATGTTGACGTCTGATGGTCCATCCACAAGCTCCAGAGGCTCATGGGGCGAAGTGTTCAAATCGCTGAATTCTAGACAGGAGATGAGAAGAAGAGCAGAACGAAGAGCATTTTCACCTTCCGAGATTCGTGAATTGCTGAATAGACGGAAGATGAGAATAAGGGCACGACGAAGGGCACGACGAAGAGCACTTTCACGTTCCCGGCTTCATCGAGATATTCTATATGAACTCCATCTGAGTGTTGAGATACCACTCTGGTATCGCTTGTTCAAAACTGGTCCGTGTATCCAGTTCAATGAGAGACGATTGGAAATCTTAGAAGAGATGTATGGAACCTGTTTGGAAGTTCATCTATATGTTGTCACTCAAAGTTTGGCACGGTCGGAGACGGCATTGGATGACCTCTCAAAGCTTCTCGAAGGCTCGAATAATAATAATGATGTAGAAAAAATAGTGCTGCCAATATTCTACGGTGTTGATCCCTCCGATGTACGACATCAAACAGGAAGTTTTGCAGAAGCCTTTGCAGAACATGAGAAAAAGTACAAGGATGAACCACAAAAAGTAAAAAGGTGGAGAACTGCTTTAACGAAACTGGCAAATCTCGCTGGCTGGGATTCAAAGCACTG GCCTGAAGCAAAACTCATTCGAGAAGTTGTTGGTGAGATACAAAGGAAAttgccttcttctttttcaaaacCTGCCATTAAAAGCCCTCCATCAACACCTTCTCGGTTCTCTTCTTGTCGGCAGAAGCATGATGTTTTTCTAAGCTTTAGAGGGAAGGATACCCGCTTGAATTTTGTGGACCATCTATATGATGCATTAATTCAGCAAAGAATTTCCACCTATAGAGATGACAAAGATCTTCAGAAAGGAATGTCCATTCGGAGACAACTCGACAATGCAATTGAGGGATCAAAGGTTTGGGTTGTCATTGTTTCACCAGACTATGCTTCTTCGAAATGGTGCTTGGATGAGCTTTTGAAGATTCTTGAATGTAGAAAAGCATCTAAAGTGGGAAGGAAGAATGAGACTTTGATGAAGCCATTTGTAGAATATGAAGAACAAGCTCATACTCTCGTGAATGGAGACAAAACACATAAGGGGAAGGCTAGTTTGCGGAACAAGGAAAACATCACTAATCATAATAAAAG GGAAATGGGTGAGTTCAGACTTGGCGTTACCTATGGCGGAAAGTGGGTTGGTTCTGTTTACATAGGTGGTAAGACAGAAGAAATAGTGGTTTCAGAAAACATTACTTATAATGAGCTTCTAGATAAACTGTATCATATTGTTGGAGTGCATCGAAATGAAAATGAGATCAAGATCAGTACGATTgatgaatcaaaatcaccagCTTATCCTATGGAGATAATCAACGATGATGACCTCAAAACTTTTATTGATCGGAGCCTTTCTATATTGGAAGAGTTGAAGCATCCATTGTGGAATTCCTCTAGGAG TAGGAGACCTGAAGTTAGAgttttggttaattatgatggGGAGTGGGTGAATTCTACGTACGTTGGTGGCAAAACGAAAGGAATAGTAATTTCAGACGATATGGCGCATCAAGAACTTGTGGATAGAGTGTATGGTATAGTGGGCGTTGATCGAAATGAATATAAGCTGATTATGAAGACCGCATATGAATCAAATCTACCTACTCAACCTGTCGAGATAATCGATGACGATGACCTTGCATTTTTCATTCACGATGAGAATCATTCACTGGGCATGAGCTCCATATTCACTTTGTGCACTACTCTTGAACGACGGGCATTTTCTAATGGAAG GATGGAGTCATCACAAAGTAGTGATACAACACATCTTAGAAGATTTGGGACCTATCAAAGTAGTGATACTCAAGCTGGACCATCGTCACCAAATGTGCCTTGTATGCGGCAGCAACAGCCTTTCTACCAGCAACAACATTCTTACCAACAAACGATGTCGCAGTTTTGCTACAAGGACTATCAACCATTCTGTCAGCAGTCGCAGCCTCAGCCTTCCTACATGCAGCCTCAGCCTCTGTACCAACAGCCGAATCCTTCCTACATGCAACAGCAGCCGCCAATCCATCATGTGAATTACTCGCTCAAGATGTTCTGCAATGATGCAACCCGAATATTTCAAGATTTCAACTTTTGGCAATTTAGTTTCGTCATCATTTTATTAGGAAATATTTTCTATTTCTTAAGGCTTTGTAGAAATAATTAG
- the LOC133734863 gene encoding glutenin, low molecular weight subunit-like isoform X4, with the protein MTLLKEELEIGLEAKSPRDIETGPTPVDTSLKAGSLKADQQQQQQQQQLFYQQQQHSYQQMMSQPCYEQYQPSFQQPQPHYQQLHPSYKQPQPCYEHYQPFFQQPQPPYQQLHPSYMQLQPQYQQQNPSYMQPPPPIHQVPYSLKMFWNEYFKISTFGISFVIILLGNIILFLKAL; encoded by the exons ATGACATTGCTGAAGGAGGAGCTGGAGATTGGTTTAGAG GCAAAATCTCCAAGGGACATTGAAACAGGTCCAACGCCTGTAGATACAAGTCTGAAAGCAGGGAGTCTGAAAGCAGACCAG cagcagcagcagcagcagcaacaacttttctatcagcaacaacaacatTCTTACCAACAAATGATGTCTCAGCCTTGCTACGAGCAATATCAACCATCCTTTCAGCAGCCGCAGCCTCATTACCAACAACTTCATCCTTCCTACAAGCAACCGCAGCCTTGCTATGAGCACTATCAACCATTCTTTCAGCAGCCGCAACCTCCGTACCAACAACTTCATCCTTCCTACATGCAGCTGCAGCCTCAGTACCAACAGCAGAATCCTTCCTACATGCAGCCACCGCCACCAATTCATCAAGTGCCTTACTCGCTGAAGATGTTCTGGAATGAATATTTCAAGATTTCAACTTTTGGCATTAGCTTCGTCATCATTTTGTTAGGAAATATTATTCTATTTCTTAAGGCTTTGTAA
- the LOC133734863 gene encoding glutenin, low molecular weight subunit-like isoform X5 encodes MTLLKEELEIGLEAKSPRDIETGPTPVDTSLKAGSLKADQQQQQQQQLFYQQQQHSYQQMMSQPCYEQYQPSFQQPQPHYQQLHPSYKQPQPCYEHYQPFFQQPQPPYQQLHPSYMQLQPQYQQQNPSYMQPPPPIHQVPYSLKMFWNEYFKISTFGISFVIILLGNIILFLKAL; translated from the exons ATGACATTGCTGAAGGAGGAGCTGGAGATTGGTTTAGAG GCAAAATCTCCAAGGGACATTGAAACAGGTCCAACGCCTGTAGATACAAGTCTGAAAGCAGGGAGTCTGAAAGCAGACCAG cagcagcagcagcagcaacaacttttctatcagcaacaacaacatTCTTACCAACAAATGATGTCTCAGCCTTGCTACGAGCAATATCAACCATCCTTTCAGCAGCCGCAGCCTCATTACCAACAACTTCATCCTTCCTACAAGCAACCGCAGCCTTGCTATGAGCACTATCAACCATTCTTTCAGCAGCCGCAACCTCCGTACCAACAACTTCATCCTTCCTACATGCAGCTGCAGCCTCAGTACCAACAGCAGAATCCTTCCTACATGCAGCCACCGCCACCAATTCATCAAGTGCCTTACTCGCTGAAGATGTTCTGGAATGAATATTTCAAGATTTCAACTTTTGGCATTAGCTTCGTCATCATTTTGTTAGGAAATATTATTCTATTTCTTAAGGCTTTGTAA